Proteins co-encoded in one Streptomyces diastaticus subsp. diastaticus genomic window:
- a CDS encoding SCO2584 family spore wall biosynthesis protein, with amino-acid sequence MPEDVGGSPFPDGRQPDDDHDRGGADDAFASVVFDEDFIRAAEFHEASAVERLVAAAHARAEAEARRARTRTRDAYYEAAQPFGPDPAVNEDYDPSEADDAALHPTRVGWHRPIAWLLALLMGVSMIALAFSAVYRGSSASGEGTAPPPATTGADPSPDTGLTRPAASGAPLDP; translated from the coding sequence GTGCCGGAGGACGTGGGGGGCTCGCCGTTTCCGGACGGCCGACAGCCCGACGACGACCACGACCGCGGAGGCGCGGACGACGCGTTCGCCTCCGTGGTCTTCGACGAGGACTTCATCAGGGCCGCCGAGTTCCACGAAGCCAGCGCCGTGGAGCGGCTGGTGGCCGCCGCCCACGCCCGGGCGGAGGCCGAGGCGCGCCGCGCCCGCACCAGGACCCGCGACGCCTACTACGAAGCGGCCCAGCCCTTCGGCCCCGACCCGGCCGTGAACGAGGACTACGACCCGAGCGAGGCCGATGACGCCGCGCTGCACCCCACCCGGGTCGGCTGGCACCGGCCCATCGCCTGGCTCCTCGCCCTGCTGATGGGCGTCAGCATGATCGCGCTCGCCTTCAGTGCCGTCTACCGGGGCTCCTCCGCCTCCGGCGAGGGCACCGCCCCGCCGCCCGCCACCACCGGCGCCGACCCCTCGCCCGACACCGGCCTCACCCGTCCGGCGGCCTCCGGGGCACCCCTGGACCCGTGA
- a CDS encoding SCO2583 family membrane protein, with the protein MNRPGQPPDGPPDNPGDGPSGDDDYGYVFDDSFVRAAPIQEFSASERTATEHAPAVRDRPPPAAGRTGPRLTRQVLILAALLTVAFLVAVYLGVSPPGQTQAGPPPRPARMSLVPLVPPQAVRPTDPDRPFDATPAAQYATGAAGINLPGAHATAHFDEAQVIAALSTAKEYLVHSSLSPEVLAGREERSVRLLVDPAQADQFDAALRRPAADGLHAATGWLVRLDPRHAVLAGPDIRVQGVLEYTETGPGTLEVTTDHTFVYAVRPAADPGSDPSLLVVRRALRLSFDRDALRARQLELLSSRTQAGPLPCGEPAAAHLRPLLAGQKPPAGRPPATDPYAREGGGAVCGTLAEPRPLGNGGTGRRADASGVSPGDAGAVR; encoded by the coding sequence ATGAACAGGCCGGGCCAGCCGCCCGACGGGCCCCCCGACAACCCCGGGGACGGCCCGTCCGGCGACGACGACTACGGGTACGTCTTCGACGACTCCTTCGTCCGCGCCGCCCCGATCCAGGAGTTCTCGGCCAGCGAGCGCACCGCCACCGAGCACGCCCCCGCCGTGCGCGACCGGCCACCGCCCGCCGCCGGACGCACCGGCCCCCGCCTCACCCGGCAGGTACTGATCCTCGCGGCCCTGCTGACCGTCGCGTTCCTGGTCGCCGTCTACCTCGGCGTCAGCCCGCCCGGCCAGACCCAGGCAGGGCCGCCCCCGCGCCCCGCCCGGATGAGCCTGGTCCCGCTCGTCCCCCCGCAGGCGGTCCGCCCCACCGACCCCGACCGGCCTTTCGACGCCACCCCCGCCGCGCAGTACGCCACCGGCGCGGCCGGGATCAACCTGCCCGGCGCGCACGCCACCGCCCACTTCGACGAGGCGCAGGTCATCGCCGCCCTCAGCACCGCCAAGGAGTACCTCGTCCACTCCTCGCTCTCCCCGGAGGTCCTGGCCGGACGGGAGGAGCGCTCTGTCCGGCTCCTGGTCGACCCCGCCCAGGCCGACCAGTTCGACGCCGCTCTGCGCCGCCCCGCCGCCGACGGCCTGCACGCAGCCACCGGCTGGCTGGTCCGCCTCGATCCCCGGCACGCCGTGCTCGCCGGCCCCGACATCCGCGTCCAGGGCGTCCTGGAGTACACCGAGACCGGCCCCGGCACCCTGGAGGTCACCACCGACCACACCTTCGTCTACGCGGTCCGGCCCGCCGCCGACCCCGGGTCCGACCCGTCCCTGCTGGTGGTGCGCCGGGCCCTGCGGCTCAGCTTCGACCGCGACGCCCTCCGCGCCCGCCAGCTCGAACTGCTCAGCTCCCGCACCCAGGCCGGCCCCCTCCCGTGCGGCGAGCCGGCCGCCGCCCACCTGCGCCCCCTCCTGGCCGGCCAGAAGCCGCCGGCCGGCCGCCCGCCCGCCACCGACCCCTACGCCCGCGAGGGCGGCGGAGCCGTCTGCGGCACCCTCGCCGAACCCCGCCCCCTCGGGAACGGGGGGACGGGGCGCCGCGCCGACGCCTCGGGCGTGAGCCCGGGCGATGCGGGCGCCGTGCGCTGA
- a CDS encoding M48 family metallopeptidase, with the protein MTDHGRDGTHGTEKQPARSRRRFPGISSRAYEHPADRSALVALRKLSGFDTVFKALSGLLPERSLRLLFLSDSVRVSEAQFPHLHTMLLDACYILDLEKVPPMYVTQNPVPNAMCVGLDEPVIVVTTGLVELLDEEEMRAVVGHEVGHALSGHSVYRTVLLFLTSLAVKVAWIPLGNVAIMAIVTALREWFRKSELSADRAGLLVGQDLSASMRGLMKMAGGNHLHEMNTDAFLAQAEEYEAGGDLRDSVLKILNVLPRTHPFTTVRAAELKRWSESRDHQRLMDGHYPRRDEDKDTSVGESFRQSASGYAEDVRSSKDPLMKLVTDLAGGAGDLGGKLRDRFTGGSRPDGGAGRGPDGETGTGGPAGSGDRG; encoded by the coding sequence ATGACCGACCACGGCAGGGACGGCACGCACGGGACCGAGAAGCAGCCGGCACGCAGCCGGCGGCGCTTCCCGGGCATCTCCTCCCGGGCGTACGAACACCCGGCGGACCGCTCGGCGCTGGTGGCGCTGCGCAAGCTCAGCGGGTTCGACACGGTCTTCAAGGCGCTCAGCGGACTGCTGCCCGAGCGGAGCCTGCGGCTGCTCTTCCTCTCGGACTCGGTGCGGGTGTCCGAGGCGCAGTTCCCCCACCTGCACACGATGCTGCTGGACGCCTGCTACATCCTGGACCTGGAGAAGGTCCCGCCGATGTACGTCACGCAGAACCCGGTTCCCAACGCGATGTGCGTGGGCCTGGACGAGCCGGTCATCGTGGTCACCACCGGCCTGGTGGAGCTGCTGGACGAGGAGGAGATGCGGGCGGTCGTCGGCCACGAGGTGGGCCACGCCCTCTCCGGCCACTCCGTCTACCGCACGGTGCTCCTCTTCCTGACCAGCCTGGCCGTCAAGGTCGCCTGGATCCCGCTGGGGAACGTGGCGATCATGGCGATCGTGACGGCGCTGCGCGAGTGGTTCCGCAAGTCGGAGCTGTCCGCCGACCGGGCCGGGCTGCTGGTCGGACAGGACCTCTCGGCCTCGATGCGCGGCCTGATGAAGATGGCGGGCGGCAACCATCTGCACGAGATGAACACCGACGCCTTCCTCGCCCAGGCGGAGGAGTACGAGGCCGGGGGCGACCTGCGCGACTCGGTGCTGAAGATCCTCAACGTGCTGCCGCGCACCCACCCGTTCACCACGGTGCGGGCCGCCGAGCTGAAGCGGTGGTCCGAGAGCCGCGACCACCAGCGCCTGATGGACGGCCACTACCCCCGGCGCGACGAGGACAAGGACACCTCGGTCGGCGAGTCCTTCCGCCAGTCCGCCTCCGGCTACGCCGAGGACGTCCGCTCCAGCAAGGACCCGCTGATGAAGCTGGTCACGGACCTGGCCGGCGGCGCCGGCGACCTCGGTGGAAAGCTGCGGGACCGCTTCACGGGCGGGTCACGCCCGGACGGGGGCGCCGGGCGCGGACCGGACGGGGAGACCGGCACGGGCGGCCCGGCGGGAAGTGGCGACCGGGGATGA